AGGCAATGACACTGGACTCTGCTAGTGATGGGCTGAATTTATTACGTCGGATTGGTGGTCAAAAACGAAATACGCTGTTGAATAAAATGAATCGCCCACATATGTATGCCGAAAGTGTAAACTATGTGTCCGATAAAAGTACCCTACAAGTAACCGGATTTTTGCGAGGCCGCCCTCTGGATGTAAATGGTTTAGTTCATGTACCCGGATTGGGTGACTATCAACTCGAAATGATAGAAGATTTGCCTGATCCATACAAACAAGAGAGAAAACATGAGATGGCCACGGTAAAGGTACTCGCGATAGCTAATCCAGAGAAACAGACGTCCTTAGTGCGCGAAAACGAGCCCGATGAAATGGATGCAGACCAACCTTTTCCCACAGAAGAAGAAATAGCTGCTGCACGAGAAGAAACAAAGAAAACGAAACTCGTAAAGCGTATTCCGAAAGGCATGAGTGACTATCAGGCAGCATGGATTCCCGATATAGAGGAAGTATCTGACAATTCTGAGGAAGACACGGACGAGGAAGGGGAAGAAAATGAGGAATACATGTCTTGTGACTCGGACAATCAAGAGCCTCAGGATCAAGAGGAGGAAGACGAGGACGAAGGTGAGTTCGATATGGTGAGTGTGGCATCTGAAGCACCTGCCAATGACGAGGCATATGACAAAACAATGGATATGGACGAGGAAAAAATCTCGTTGGAAAAGGTCAAGGCAGCacaagaagagaaaaagtgGCCTGATGAAATTGATACGCCTAGAGATGTTCCAGTTCGTGAACGTTATCAAAAATATCGCGGTTTGGAGTCTTTCCGCACATCTCCGTGGGACCCAAAAGAAAATCTTCCGATCGATTATGCACGTATATTTCAATTCCAGAATTTCGACCGAACTAAACGCCGAATTTTAAAAGAGATAAAAGAGGAAGACGACGAAGCTGGATTAGTTGGCAGATACATAAGagttcacataaaaaatgtagatGCAAAAATGTGGGAAGCATTTCAATGTGCTAACAACTACGTGATTATTTACGGGCTTTTGCCACACGAGCATCAAATGTCTGTGGCTAATGCAGTCTTAAAGCGTTTCCCGGGCTCAGAGATTCctataaaatcaaaagaacGCCTTATAATCCAATGCGGATACCGTCGATTCATCGTTAATCCCATATTTAGTCAACACACCAATGGGGACAAACACAAGTACGAAAGATTCTTCCGTGCCGAAGAGACCGTAGTAGCAACATTTTATGCTCCGGTTCAATTTCCTCCGGCACCGGTTCTATGTTTCATGCAAAATCCAAATACTACACTCTCACTTGTCGCCACCGGGCGTTTGATTTCCTGTAACCCTGATCGAGTTATTCTAAAGCGAGTCGTTTTGAGCGGACACCCCTtcaaaattcatcgaaaaacaGCAACTATTCGGTACATGTTCTTCAACAAAGAAGACATTCACTACTTTAAGCCTTGCAAACTACGCACCCGGTGTGGCCGTATGGGACACATTAAGGAATCTTTGGGTACACACGGTCACATGAAGTGCGTTTTTGATGGCCCAATCAAGTCGTTCGACACAGTCTTCCTCAACTTGTACAAACGTGTATTCCCCAAATGGACCTACGAAGATTGTATTGTCACGTGCACTGGATTGTCGAAACCAACTGAATCAACTACAGAAGATTCTGTAATgcaagaataaaatatttttcaataaaaaaaaaacctttgtgtcaaagcacaaaaatgaaatatgaaaaattggaataataataaattatattaaaatttgaattaaagctTTGTGtttataatttactttttgcaTCGTCAGTGCCACAAGGTCTGGCTTTGTTTATGAAATTGGATAATAACTCGCTAATGGTTTCGGGTGACGTCAAATGCAAGTGATGAGTACCCTCAATGAAGTGCCattcaaagtttttgttgCTCTCTCGCATTGCTTCAAtcatttgatcaaaatattcTTTCTTTTCGTAGTACGGAGACTTGCTTGCTTTGATGAAGAGGTACGGCATTTGCATTCGTTTTGCAAACTCGATACTGACCTCTTGAGCTAAGTTTATAAATCCCGAATATTTCAGTCTATTGTCACGGGCAAAGTAATACTTGTTTGGATACTTTTCGCTCTTCCTTAAGTTCCTCTGAAGGATGTGTTTGCAGGTTTCAGGTGTTACTGAACCATTTGTTGCCTCACACAACTTTTTTACTGTTTCTTCATACGAGTAAGAAGGTGGTTCGCTCTTGCTTCTATTTCTCTCGTCCGCTATCAAAAGGTTATCATAGCAATATTCCAAAACAGGTGCTACtcgttctttattttttatgtgactTTTCAGAGCATCAATGCCTACCATAAAATCCACACGATCAGGATACAATCCGCAATAATTGAAACCTACAATTGAGCCCATGCTGTGGGCGATTAAGGAAACCTTCTCCCATCCATATTCCTTgcgtattaaatttataacgtTTATATAGTCAATTGGTTGGTATTGCATTCCATGTGGGTACCAAGAACTAAGCCCGTGTCCAGGAAGGTCAATAGCCAAGTACGACAAGTGTTTGGGCAACGAAGGAATTAGTCTGTCGAATGTCCCAGCATTGTCCTGCCAGCCATGAATACACAAAACTGGTCGCACATCTTTCGAGTTCCACCATTTCCCACTAACGTGCCCCCAAGGCATCGGAATTTGAACCTCGTCTGCCTCGTCTTGCACGtccaatgatgatgatgtgtgcATTTTAGAATAAATCGGCTTTAACAGCGATCGTTGTTTTCCAATGAGAACTCGAGCAATgcctgaaaattaaataaagtgaatgaaattaatatttttttttactttttagcaaAATCTTATTTACCTTCTACGGTggctttttttgtgatattcaTGCCAGTAAATAATTGGTGTACACCTGATTGACACGTCACGTTGAGATTATCTCCGATTCCGCAGTGATATGTAAAATATATTCATGTGAGATAAGCTCTTGTGACCTAATTTTTCTAGATTAGAGGCTCAAAGTTCGAATTAATGATTCAAATGGCCTTGAACATAAACCTAGTGCACATGAATGACAAAAGTGTCATTTAATTAGTACGCGCCTTTTTATCAGGAAAATTATTGCCAGTTAATTAAAggatttaagtaaaattaaaagagattCCTTTAGAAATTCGTACTTTTTTACTTGTCAAGAAACTCGGCTTCAGCCTGAGGTTGCTCAGTGATGTCGACAGTCAGCAAATTAGAAATACATGGTATACGAAGTTTTGGTATTCATAGTGGGGATGAACAGgtattttttctctgtttgagattttaaataaaatatatttattgttttttttgtattttatttaaatcagcGGATAACTTTTTATTCGCCACTGACATTGATTGTCGGTCAGAATGGATGTGGAAAGACAACAATTATCGAGTGCTTAAAGTATGGAGTAACCGGTGATCTGCCTCCGAATTCAGATAATGGAAAATCCTTTGTTCATAACACCAGAATGGCATGTGCGTCCGAGGCAATTGGCAAAGTAAAGTTGCAAGTTAAGGATATTCATGGCAACAAAACGACCATTGATCGAAGTCACAAAGTCACAGTGAAAGCACGTGGAGGAAAGGTTACGGCAAATGCAATGAACACTTGTGTCACTCATGAGACAAATGATGGGAAACAGGCGACATTGAGtacgaaatttcatgaaaattatccatacttcttattaattttcccTCTTTATTCATAGCACGTCGCAAGGAAGATGCGACAACGGAAATGTGTCGAGCAATGGGAGTATCAAGAGCCATTATTAACAACGTTATATTTTGCCATCAAGAAGACAGTAATTGGCCCTTGGAAGGCGATGCcaaagtaaagaaaaactttgatGAGATTTTTGGAACCAGTGACTACAACAAGGTTCTTGAGGAACTCAATAAAAAGATGAAGGAACgtgaaattagaaaaaaattgttgcaagAAGAATTGAAGCTGAAAAAGCACATTAAAATGCAGGCAGATCAATTAAGTGCAAAGCTGGCACGTTTCGAGTTATCTATAGCCAAAAACAAATCCGAAATAactgaaattgaagaaaagctAAAACCAATTCGAAGTCGCATTGTCGAAATTTCTGAAAGAGAGTGTAAGGCATCGGAATTTTATACGCAGGAAATCaagctaaaagaaaaaatcctgGCAAATGAAAACAGCCAAAAGACATTCAAAAATCGCAttacaaattatttcgaaGGTGATATTCCGTCGTTGCAACAAGAAATCcgtgattttcaaaacaatgtGTCAAAGGTCAAGGATGAAAACGAAATCGTAGATGTACAAATTGTAGAGTTGAAGCAAAATAATGATcgcaatgaaatgaaaattcgaaaaatagaACAAGATCGCATCCAATGGCAACAAATGCAGCAACAGGAACAAGAAAAAGTTGCTGAACGCGCACAATTTTTGCGGGAAATAGGACCAAAAGTAGAGCTCCTTGTGCCAAGCGAAATTGAAAACGAGCCGAACACTGTTGCAAAAACTCTAATTTTACAAATCAAAGACAAGGTAAAAGAAAAGGACTCCACATTGAAGAAAATGAAGGAAAGTCACGAGGAAATGGAAAGAAAATTCCAAGAAAAGGTTGATATGACTCGTGACAAAAAGACCAAAGCAAATGCGGCGATTGCATCGAAAATGAGTGAAATCAAGAAAAACGAAGCAGAAATGAGTGAATTAGAATCAAGGGCCAATAAGATTGAAGCAAGTGCGACAAAAATTAAGGAACTTGAGAAAAAGATAGAAAAACATGAGCAAGAATTCATTGCATGGACTGAGCAACAACGATTCAGTGAACAAGAAGCGGATATCAGTAATATGAAGACACGCCGTGATACCATTCAAAAAGAAGCCGATGAATTAGATGACAAAATTGACCAACTTAGCACGGTGGCCaacattttcaatgaaattcaattcaaagaaaagcaaagtgcaaattttgaaacagaGTTCAAGCGAATCAAAAACAAACATGCAGATAATTTATCGAGAATTTTTCctaacaaaactattgagcGCGACTTCAAACGTGAAGTCCAACGTCGATTCGATCAACTTGCGGCTTCCGTGAAAGAAATGTCGAATAAATTGAATGATAAACAGCGGATTTTGCTTCAAGCCAAAACAAAGCACCAACACTTGCGTAATTCATTGAAGGACAAAGAAGACGAACTTAAACGTCTTGACGAGTCGATTTACAATCAATGTCAATCTGAAGAATATGTGGAAGTAAAAACTAGAGTTAAGGAAAAGGTTGAAAAATTACGAGCAGAATTGGGAGCAAATCGTGCTTCGGAAACGCTCTTTAAGAAGTACATAGCAGATTTAAGTGACCGTTCTTGTTGTCCTTTATGTCACAACGACATGACGGGATCGGGCAAAGATGATCTGATCGAAGAGTTGACTACAAAGGTACAAAGTTTACCTGAAAAGGTACTACAACAGCAACAAAACTTGATGAGCGAAGAACGCAAATTGGaagatcttttaaaattagggCCGATCTTGGAGCGTGCTAAGAAATTGCGCGAAGACACTATCAACTTGAAAGATGAAATTCGTAAACTTGATGATACAATGAAGGAAATGCAGTGTGAAATAGATGACATAGAAATGTGTCTTGCTTCcccagaagaagaaaa
The sequence above is drawn from the Culicoides brevitarsis isolate CSIRO-B50_1 chromosome 1, AGI_CSIRO_Cbre_v1, whole genome shotgun sequence genome and encodes:
- the LOC134827977 gene encoding pre-rRNA-processing protein TSR1 homolog codes for the protein MAVDKQGHRPGSLKQANKSHKHGGHRSKRSVEQANKGRVSVKASTMKAKRDLRRDERRHQATQIRKNKREEAIALKRSVGGTHTAPFLTCVLALHESIDPLSALAILAGCDSEAIVTKSTTVTHITIPRLKQRFSFIVPPVGKLAELQVLDYLKVCDSTILLISANTDDELLDKWGNKILGMASAQGIPTPMVTLMDLESIAPKRRSQVKANIQKSVSKLFPNEKAMTLDSASDGLNLLRRIGGQKRNTLLNKMNRPHMYAESVNYVSDKSTLQVTGFLRGRPLDVNGLVHVPGLGDYQLEMIEDLPDPYKQERKHEMATVKVLAIANPEKQTSLVRENEPDEMDADQPFPTEEEIAAAREETKKTKLVKRIPKGMSDYQAAWIPDIEEVSDNSEEDTDEEGEENEEYMSCDSDNQEPQDQEEEDEDEGEFDMVSVASEAPANDEAYDKTMDMDEEKISLEKVKAAQEEKKWPDEIDTPRDVPVRERYQKYRGLESFRTSPWDPKENLPIDYARIFQFQNFDRTKRRILKEIKEEDDEAGLVGRYIRVHIKNVDAKMWEAFQCANNYVIIYGLLPHEHQMSVANAVLKRFPGSEIPIKSKERLIIQCGYRRFIVNPIFSQHTNGDKHKYERFFRAEETVVATFYAPVQFPPAPVLCFMQNPNTTLSLVATGRLISCNPDRVILKRVVLSGHPFKIHRKTATIRYMFFNKEDIHYFKPCKLRTRCGRMGHIKESLGTHGHMKCVFDGPIKSFDTVFLNLYKRVFPKWTYEDCIVTCTGLSKPTESTTEDSVMQE
- the LOC134827979 gene encoding probable serine hydrolase; the protein is MNITKKATVEGIARVLIGKQRSLLKPIYSKMHTSSSLDVQDEADEVQIPMPWGHVSGKWWNSKDVRPVLCIHGWQDNAGTFDRLIPSLPKHLSYLAIDLPGHGLSSWYPHGMQYQPIDYINVINLIRKEYGWEKVSLIAHSMGSIVGFNYCGLYPDRVDFMVGIDALKSHIKNKERVAPVLEYCYDNLLIADERNRSKSEPPSYSYEETVKKLCEATNGSVTPETCKHILQRNLRKSEKYPNKYYFARDNRLKYSGFINLAQEVSIEFAKRMQMPYLFIKASKSPYYEKKEYFDQMIEAMRESNKNFEWHFIEGTHHLHLTSPETISELLSNFINKARPCGTDDAKSKL
- the LOC134827975 gene encoding DNA repair protein RAD50, with the protein product MSTVSKLEIHGIRSFGIHSGDEQRITFYSPLTLIVGQNGCGKTTIIECLKYGVTGDLPPNSDNGKSFVHNTRMACASEAIGKVKLQVKDIHGNKTTIDRSHKVTVKARGGKVTANAMNTCVTHETNDGKQATLTRRKEDATTEMCRAMGVSRAIINNVIFCHQEDSNWPLEGDAKVKKNFDEIFGTSDYNKVLEELNKKMKEREIRKKLLQEELKLKKHIKMQADQLSAKLARFELSIAKNKSEITEIEEKLKPIRSRIVEISERECKASEFYTQEIKLKEKILANENSQKTFKNRITNYFEGDIPSLQQEIRDFQNNVSKVKDENEIVDVQIVELKQNNDRNEMKIRKIEQDRIQWQQMQQQEQEKVAERAQFLREIGPKVELLVPSEIENEPNTVAKTLILQIKDKVKEKDSTLKKMKESHEEMERKFQEKVDMTRDKKTKANAAIASKMSEIKKNEAEMSELESRANKIEASATKIKELEKKIEKHEQEFIAWTEQQRFSEQEADISNMKTRRDTIQKEADELDDKIDQLSTVANIFNEIQFKEKQSANFETEFKRIKNKHADNLSRIFPNKTIERDFKREVQRRFDQLAASVKEMSNKLNDKQRILLQAKTKHQHLRNSLKDKEDELKRLDESIYNQCQSEEYVEVKTRVKEKVEKLRAELGANRASETLFKKYIADLSDRSCCPLCHNDMTGSGKDDLIEELTTKVQSLPEKVLQQQQNLMSEERKLEDLLKLGPILERAKKLREDTINLKDEIRKLDDTMKEMQCEIDDIEMCLASPEEEKSIANIMLADMNSLDRYKSEIERHQNDIQSLRETLPSNQANENLEEIKTRKKNLQDELRELRAKLDVSQRNLDMGKQMQEEMQRKRNTLLQLKFELQESAQSVPQLRQRVEQLKSQIENARQELIQLNHELDIAKNDLELLETEKQKEKAKNKSIFDEASIEKQQIDQLFRDICRCNDEISQFETMGLKEKLEELKQALTQRLDEKTKLQNELKTLEEKSKSLNDTIAKQEVLERDLKENLDLKQAEREHEELQRQLKELELDLGDLDFSKLRREKDRLQKEDDEMVAKRSVIYGALSKEQEQAKEYQAELNKSDFKDSFRKYINTYHELRLIELLISDIKKYRSALDVALTKYHQEKMCQINQSIRGLWQEIYRGNDIDYIEIRTEAPESSSSRRNFQYRVVQVKNNTELDMRGRCSAGQKVLASLIIRMALSETFSTNCAVMALDEPTTNLDQANIASLCDAIGRIIQDQQNFGHFSWIIITHDETFLQILAPYLEASYRVSRNFEGKSVITKID